A window of Ignicoccus hospitalis KIN4/I contains these coding sequences:
- a CDS encoding HIT family protein has product MFDVLWTPWRMQYVEKAGKEEGKCVFCELPNMDDEEALILYRGKYNYVVLNAFPYNTGHLMIVPYRHVSDVTEMDDAEILEMVKLFKRSVEVLRREYRPEGINAGWNLGRAAGAGIPGHLHLHVVPRWCGDANFMTIISRTKVLPEALNETWRRLRKGFEELGS; this is encoded by the coding sequence GTGTTCGACGTACTGTGGACGCCGTGGAGGATGCAGTACGTAGAGAAGGCCGGCAAGGAGGAGGGGAAGTGCGTGTTCTGCGAGCTTCCGAACATGGACGACGAGGAAGCTCTAATACTATACAGAGGGAAATACAACTACGTGGTGTTGAATGCTTTTCCCTATAACACGGGTCATCTCATGATAGTCCCTTATCGACATGTAAGCGACGTAACTGAAATGGACGACGCCGAGATCCTCGAGATGGTGAAGCTATTCAAGCGTTCGGTCGAAGTCCTTAGAAGAGAGTACAGGCCAGAGGGCATCAACGCGGGTTGGAACTTAGGGAGGGCGGCCGGCGCGGGCATACCCGGTCACTTACACCTACACGTGGTCCCCCGGTGGTGCGGGGACGCGAACTTTATGACCATAATATCGAGGACGAAGGTGCTTCCCGAAGCTCTGAACGAGACGTGGAGAAGGTTGAGGAAGGGTTTCGAGGAGCTGGGTTCCTAG
- a CDS encoding A24 family peptidase C-terminal domain-containing protein, producing MDLWLLDVYRTALALVVLSYASYLDWKTREIPPKLWATAALLALPASLYEAVTLSSAGLGDYVVFSFLSGAIIILVLALLMLRNMMGGADVLAFLFITVDMPWYPFALGGPRALLPVPLLTLLYSTILAALWVPLRLISNLLNDDFVSHAKELNVTGLKLLRLATSARVVKVKDYFKMKFWFPLELVQYKDDKVERLLRTTFSIDEEYEDHQRKIKEFVDAGFLSEDEKIFVTYGIPFIIYITGGLLVALLIGDIPIRWLLTR from the coding sequence ATGGACTTGTGGTTGTTGGACGTCTACAGAACAGCGTTGGCGTTGGTTGTTCTGAGTTACGCCTCGTACCTCGATTGGAAGACCAGAGAAATACCGCCGAAGCTCTGGGCGACCGCAGCGCTTCTCGCGCTCCCGGCATCCCTTTACGAGGCGGTTACCCTGAGTTCCGCCGGCTTGGGGGACTACGTAGTCTTTTCATTCTTGAGCGGAGCGATAATAATTCTGGTACTCGCCCTTCTAATGTTAAGGAACATGATGGGCGGGGCTGACGTACTCGCTTTCCTATTCATAACGGTAGACATGCCTTGGTACCCCTTCGCGTTGGGCGGCCCTAGGGCGCTGCTGCCAGTACCTCTGCTAACCTTGCTTTACTCAACGATCCTGGCCGCCTTGTGGGTCCCCTTGAGGTTGATTTCCAACCTGTTAAACGACGACTTCGTCTCACACGCGAAGGAATTAAACGTTACAGGCTTAAAGCTCTTGCGCCTAGCGACCTCAGCTAGAGTAGTCAAAGTGAAGGATTATTTTAAAATGAAATTCTGGTTCCCGCTGGAATTGGTACAATATAAAGACGATAAAGTAGAACGCCTCCTCCGAACCACTTTCTCTATAGACGAAGAGTACGAAGATCATCAAAGGAAGATTAAAGAGTTCGTGGATGCTGGCTTCTTGAGCGAGGACGAGAAGATATTCGTCACTTATGGTATACCTTTCATTATCTACATCACTGGGGGACTCCTAGTGGCGCTGCTCATAGGAGATATACCTATTCGTTGGTTGCTAACGAGGTGA
- a CDS encoding phosphoadenosine phosphosulfate reductase family protein: MERYPEIKVKRVASWLVDSAEFTGINDDVYLWLDVRKAIRINDFIDGNMLKVSGITLNFGRFFEDIKWPFVSVAGDYEGYLRWLSEKVPPNIKVVLNFSGGKDSVAAAKVLSDLGADVTLLYSHVSYLENPRNVDFVEKVANRLGVKLVVVEADREIMRNMLKQGMPFRGNRWCTTQKVKPIRKVLKEMKDYVRADGERMFESIKRFKRLSFHSPTTPKVFDFKKVRPIFLLTLIDVVKIVREVNAVHPDYLKGLPRVACTFCPYKTLHELDESVWNEVEDPGIIEEAIKASYRRFEYDMPWEDFFERHMWRFSPKLANVLYKIQQELERKLGELEIVTSERVRSAYSSVWTEELPAVPELPPERAYKIFVKVMMKTYERMLESSREGG, encoded by the coding sequence ATGGAACGCTATCCCGAGATAAAGGTGAAGAGAGTGGCGTCGTGGCTCGTCGACTCGGCCGAATTTACCGGGATAAACGACGACGTCTACCTTTGGTTAGACGTTCGCAAGGCAATTAGAATTAACGACTTTATTGATGGCAATATGTTGAAAGTTTCTGGCATTACGCTAAATTTCGGTAGGTTCTTCGAAGACATAAAGTGGCCCTTCGTCTCCGTTGCAGGAGACTACGAAGGGTACTTGAGGTGGTTGTCCGAGAAGGTCCCGCCCAACATTAAGGTAGTGTTGAACTTCTCTGGGGGTAAGGACAGCGTCGCGGCGGCCAAGGTCTTAAGCGACTTGGGCGCCGACGTCACGCTCCTCTATTCCCATGTAAGCTACCTAGAAAACCCACGAAACGTGGATTTCGTCGAGAAAGTTGCGAACCGACTAGGCGTCAAGTTAGTGGTGGTAGAAGCTGACAGGGAGATCATGAGAAACATGTTGAAGCAGGGGATGCCCTTCAGGGGGAACAGGTGGTGTACTACACAAAAAGTAAAGCCGATAAGGAAGGTATTGAAGGAGATGAAGGACTACGTGAGGGCTGACGGCGAACGCATGTTCGAGTCCATCAAGAGGTTCAAGAGGCTGTCTTTCCACTCTCCTACGACCCCTAAGGTGTTCGACTTCAAGAAGGTGAGGCCCATATTCCTACTGACCCTTATCGACGTGGTCAAGATAGTTAGGGAGGTCAACGCCGTCCACCCAGACTACCTAAAGGGCCTCCCCCGCGTGGCGTGTACTTTCTGCCCTTACAAAACCCTCCACGAGTTGGACGAGAGCGTTTGGAATGAGGTCGAGGACCCGGGTATAATAGAGGAAGCTATCAAGGCTTCTTACCGTCGCTTCGAGTACGATATGCCTTGGGAAGACTTCTTCGAGAGACACATGTGGAGGTTCTCGCCCAAGCTGGCGAACGTGCTATACAAAATTCAGCAAGAGTTGGAGCGCAAGCTCGGGGAACTAGAGATCGTCACGTCAGAGAGGGTAAGGAGCGCTTACTCGAGCGTGTGGACGGAAGAGCTGCCCGCAGTCCCCGAACTCCCCCCTGAGAGGGCTTACAAGATCTTCGTAAAAGTGATGATGAAAACCTACGAAAGGATGTTAGAGTCTTCAAGGGAAGGGGGATGA